A single window of Vigna radiata var. radiata cultivar VC1973A chromosome 4, Vradiata_ver6, whole genome shotgun sequence DNA harbors:
- the LOC106758039 gene encoding dehydrodolichyl diphosphate synthase 6-like, with protein MRKTTGNIVGQFFGGLNCYLRRCIFAILSVGPVPSHIAFIMDGNRRYAKKKNMEEGDGHKAGFEALTSILRYCYELGVKYVTVYAFSIDNFKRKSKEVKSLMELMRKKIEELLEQESLINEYGVRLHFIGDMQLLTEPVRAAVERATRVTAHNNQRVLLICVAYTSRHEIVHAVQECCKEKLNEVQALKEEKVTDGAFSRIDQGLKGNDFDLFSQDSCKEYQNAITAYSTEVESAARNDGLYENNIENHIDNDTEAETTLYNGLVELTKERKDIQDEVPFIKLADIEKNMYMAVAPDPDILIRSSGEARLSNFLLWQTTTCPLYAPTALWPEIGLRHLIWAVLNFQRHYFYLEKKKKQS; from the coding sequence ATGCGGAAAACTACTGGAAACATTGTAGGTCAATTCTTCGGTGGTTTAAATTGTTATCTAAGAAGATGTATATTTGCCATTTTATCTGTGGGTCCTGTACCAAGTCATATTGCTTTCATCATGGATGGGAATCGAAGGTatgcaaagaagaaaaacatggaaGAAGGTGATGGCCACAAGGCAGGATTTGAGGCTCTCACGTCCATCCTTAGATACTGTTATGAATTAGGAGTGAAGTATGTAACTGTCTATGCATTCAGCATTGATAACTTTAAAAGGAAGTCTAAAGAAGTTAAATCCTTGATGGAATTGATGCGGAAAAAGATTGAGGAGTTGCTTGAACAAGAAAGTCTCATTAATGAATATGGTGTTAGATTACATTTCATTGGAGACATGCAACTATTGACAGAGCCTGTAAGAGCTGCTGTGGAAAGGGCAACGAGAGTTACTGCCCACAACAACCAGAGAGTTCTTTTGATTTGTGTAGCGTATACTTCTCGTCACGAGATTGTGCATGCTGTTCAAGAATGTTGCAAGGAAAAATTGAATGAAGTTCAAGCgttaaaagaagagaaagttaCAGATGGTGCGTTTTCAAGAATTGATCAGGGCCTGAAAGGCAatgattttgatttgttttctcAAGATTCATGTAAAGAATATCAAAATGCAATAACAGCTTATAGTACTGAAGTAGAAAGTGCTGCAAGGAATGATGGTTTGTATGAGAATAATATCGAGAATCATATCGATAACGACACTGAAGCTGAAACGACATTATACAATGGGCTGGTTGAATTGACTAAGGAGAGAAAGGATATACAGGATGAGGTTCCTTTTATTAAACTGGCGGATATTGAGAAGAACATGTACATGGCAGTTGCTCCTGACCCAGACATCTTGATCCGATCTTCTGGAGAAGCTCGCCTCAGTAATTTTCTACTTTGGCAGACTACTACATGCCCTTTATATGCACCAACTGCACTTTGGCCTGAAATTGGTCTCAGACACTTGATCTGGGCAGTATTGAACTTTCAGAGACACTActtttatttggaaaagaaaaagaaacagtCTTAA